Sequence from the Mycobacterium florentinum genome:
CGCACCCGCGCCGCGTCCAGGCGTTCAAGGACGGGCGCGCGGTGATCGACACCGAGCAGGCGCTGATGGTGCACCGGCCGGGCCGGCCGCTGAGTTATCTGTTCCGCGCCGAAGAGGTCGGCGAGCTGCCCGCCGAACCCGAGCCGCAAGCCCCGGGGTACGTGCAGGTGCCCTGGGATTCCGTCGACACCTGGCTGGAGGAAGGCCGCGAACTCGTTCACTACCCGCCGAATCCGTATCACCGCGTCGACTGCCGCCCCACCACGCGCCGCCTGCGTGTCTCGGCCGCCGGCACCACGCTGGTGGATACCCGCGACACCATGATCGTTTTCGAAACCGCGCTCGAGCCAAGGCTTTACGTCGATCCCGCACAGGTGCGTACCGATCTGCTCCGGCGCTCGGAGACGACGAGCTATTGCAACTACAAGGGTTTCGCGACGTACTGGTCCGCGGGTGACGTCGAGGACGTCGCCTGGAGCTATCCGGATCCGCCGCCGGAAAGCCTGCCCATCAAGGGTTTTCTGAGTTTCGACGGCGCGCGGGTGGAGATGCTGGCTGAGCTGCCACGCGGGTGTCGCGGGTGACGTGCCGGATCAGATAGTAGGACAGCGTCATGATCCACGAGAAGAAGAAGATCATCGGGATGCCGAGGCCGATGATGCCGTTCCAGGCCAGCGGCCCGTCCTTGAAGAAGATGATCAGCCCGGTCGGGAACAGTGCCGCGGCAGTGGAGAAGCAG
This genomic interval carries:
- a CDS encoding DUF427 domain-containing protein, with the protein product MSLVAGRGPLSIDPAGRFSPPLPGTVVYIEPHPRRVQAFKDGRAVIDTEQALMVHRPGRPLSYLFRAEEVGELPAEPEPQAPGYVQVPWDSVDTWLEEGRELVHYPPNPYHRVDCRPTTRRLRVSAAGTTLVDTRDTMIVFETALEPRLYVDPAQVRTDLLRRSETTSYCNYKGFATYWSAGDVEDVAWSYPDPPPESLPIKGFLSFDGARVEMLAELPRGCRG